One window from the genome of Thermus sediminis encodes:
- a CDS encoding metal ABC transporter ATP-binding protein — MSALEIRDLSVRFGEFWALEGISLSVPKGAFVAVVGPNGAGKSTLLKAVLGLVPFLGEVRVFDQPLSQADPFWFGYVPQIKTFDRSFPALALELVLTGLRRRWPFRIGPSEREEGLRALGQVGAEDLAFRPLGRLSGGELQRVYLARALIRRPRLLLLDEPATGVDRVGEVDLYHHLDLYQKTSEATVLMITHDWEAAHHATHVLVMNRKVMGFGPPERALTEACLRQAYGHVGHAHGLFLEGGRG, encoded by the coding sequence GTGTCCGCCCTGGAAATCCGGGACCTCTCCGTGCGCTTTGGGGAGTTCTGGGCCCTCGAGGGGATAAGCCTCTCTGTGCCCAAGGGGGCCTTCGTGGCCGTGGTGGGGCCCAACGGGGCGGGGAAGAGCACCCTCTTGAAGGCGGTGCTGGGCCTTGTGCCCTTCCTCGGGGAGGTGCGGGTCTTTGACCAGCCCCTTTCCCAAGCGGACCCCTTTTGGTTCGGCTACGTGCCCCAGATCAAGACCTTTGACCGTTCCTTCCCCGCCCTGGCCTTGGAGCTGGTCCTCACCGGGCTCAGGCGGCGCTGGCCCTTCCGCATCGGCCCTTCCGAACGGGAGGAAGGCCTGAGGGCCCTGGGGCAGGTGGGGGCGGAGGACTTGGCTTTCCGCCCCCTCGGGCGGCTTTCCGGGGGGGAGTTGCAGCGGGTCTACCTAGCCCGGGCCCTCATCCGGAGGCCCCGCCTCCTCCTCCTGGACGAGCCCGCTACTGGGGTGGATCGGGTAGGGGAAGTGGATCTCTACCATCACTTGGATTTGTACCAGAAAACTTCAGAGGCCACGGTCCTCATGATCACCCACGACTGGGAGGCCGCCCACCACGCCACCCACGTCCTGGTGATGAACCGCAAGGTGATGGGCTTCGGTCCTCCCGAAAGGGCCCTCACCGAGGCCTGCCTACGCCAGGCCTACGGCCACGTGGGCCACGCCCACGGCCTCTTCCTGGAGGGAGGCCGTGGTTGA
- a CDS encoding RrF2 family transcriptional regulator → MWVSTKAQYGLRALVEIGLRAPKAVPLKEVAEAQGISQHYLEQIAAQLRRAGFIRSVRGAKGGYRLAQPPERVTALEVVEALEGSLAPVSCIEDPESCAQVGQCSTELLWKRVDQAMRHVLGSTTLKDLIEERKLIEARRLIQLQPAS, encoded by the coding sequence ATGTGGGTCTCCACGAAGGCGCAATACGGCCTGAGGGCCCTGGTGGAGATTGGCCTCCGCGCCCCCAAGGCGGTGCCCCTCAAGGAGGTGGCCGAGGCCCAGGGCATCAGCCAGCACTACCTGGAGCAGATCGCGGCCCAACTGCGCCGCGCTGGCTTCATCCGCTCCGTGCGGGGGGCCAAGGGGGGGTACCGCCTGGCCCAGCCCCCGGAGCGGGTGACGGCCCTCGAGGTGGTGGAGGCCCTGGAGGGGAGCCTGGCCCCCGTCTCCTGCATCGAGGACCCCGAGTCCTGCGCCCAGGTGGGGCAGTGCTCTACGGAGCTCCTCTGGAAGCGGGTGGACCAGGCCATGCGCCACGTCCTGGGGAGCACCACTTTGAAGGACCTCATTGAGGAGAGGAAGCTCATTGAGGCCAGGCGCCTGATCCAGCTCCAGCCTGCTAGCTAA
- a CDS encoding metal ABC transporter permease, with translation MVEALGYPFFQRALLAGVLLAILSGFLSPLVVQRRLSFLGDGLAHAAFAGVALGLFLRGEPLWFALPFTFLVALAITFVKERTELSEDTAIGVFFALSVALGAIFLTKAKGYVGDVMGYLFGSLLAVGPWDLLTVAFMVLLALALLPFWGPLAYATFDRELALADRVPVVWHNYLLSGFLAVSLVLAVKVVGLILVAAFLVIPGAAARLLARTFAGMTLLSLFLALLSTFGGLFSSFLLDWPSGASVVLFQALLFALAFAKSRFSGGK, from the coding sequence GTGGTTGAGGCCCTGGGCTACCCCTTCTTCCAGCGGGCCCTCCTGGCGGGGGTCCTTTTGGCCATCCTTTCGGGCTTCCTTTCCCCCCTGGTGGTGCAAAGGCGGCTCTCCTTCCTGGGGGATGGTCTGGCCCACGCTGCCTTCGCCGGGGTGGCCTTGGGGCTCTTCCTCAGGGGGGAGCCCCTCTGGTTCGCCCTTCCCTTCACTTTTTTGGTGGCCCTGGCCATCACCTTTGTCAAGGAGCGCACCGAGCTTTCCGAGGACACGGCCATCGGGGTCTTCTTCGCCCTGTCCGTGGCCTTAGGGGCCATCTTCTTGACCAAGGCCAAGGGGTACGTGGGGGACGTCATGGGCTACCTCTTCGGCTCCCTCCTGGCCGTGGGGCCTTGGGACCTTTTGACGGTGGCCTTCATGGTCCTCCTGGCCCTGGCCCTCCTGCCCTTCTGGGGCCCCCTGGCCTACGCTACCTTTGACCGGGAGCTGGCCTTGGCGGACCGGGTTCCGGTGGTCTGGCACAACTACCTCCTCTCCGGTTTCCTGGCCGTGAGCCTGGTCCTGGCCGTCAAGGTGGTGGGCCTGATCCTGGTGGCCGCCTTTCTGGTCATCCCCGGGGCGGCGGCGAGGCTTCTTGCCCGCACCTTCGCCGGCATGACCCTCCTCTCCCTCTTCCTCGCCCTCCTCTCCACCTTTGGCGGGCTTTTCTCCTCCTTCCTCCTGGACTGGCCCAGCGGGGCCAGCGTGGTCCTCTTCCAGGCCCTGCTCTTTGCCTTGGCCTTTGCAAAATCCAGATTCTCGGGCGGGAAATAG
- the acpP gene encoding acyl carrier protein, which translates to MSEQEIFEKVRGVIADKLQVEPEKVSLEARFIEDLGADSLDTVELIMGLEDEFGLEISDEEAEKIRTVKDAVAYIQTKLG; encoded by the coding sequence ATGAGCGAGCAGGAGATCTTTGAAAAGGTGCGGGGGGTTATTGCGGACAAGCTCCAGGTGGAGCCGGAGAAGGTGAGCCTCGAGGCCCGCTTCATCGAGGACCTGGGGGCGGACAGCCTGGACACCGTAGAGCTCATCATGGGCCTGGAGGACGAGTTTGGCCTGGAGATCTCCGACGAGGAAGCGGAGAAGATCCGCACCGTCAAGGACGCCGTGGCCTACATCCAGACCAAGCTAGGCTAA